In the Clostridium beijerinckii genome, one interval contains:
- a CDS encoding PRC-barrel domain-containing protein, with protein MFKTRDFYFKKVYNIKGKKIGIIEDLYIDFFWGKIVGFKVSNSHLFSKNNYIDMEDVIDIGEDVIIENIKKGEGLTFKEIKYMEVIDTLGNVKGVLEDIIIDIQDYSIKAIVISSGLVDKMIKGKQIILLNRCILGEEYILYTGNEGVMFKTLPHNMDRHNAIKKA; from the coding sequence ATGTTTAAAACTAGAGACTTCTATTTCAAGAAAGTTTATAACATTAAAGGCAAAAAGATTGGCATTATAGAAGACTTATACATAGATTTCTTTTGGGGAAAGATTGTAGGATTTAAGGTATCCAATAGCCATCTGTTCTCTAAAAATAACTATATAGACATGGAAGATGTTATAGATATAGGTGAAGATGTAATAATAGAAAATATAAAAAAAGGTGAGGGACTTACATTTAAAGAGATTAAGTATATGGAAGTTATTGATACATTGGGGAATGTTAAAGGAGTTCTAGAGGATATTATAATAGATATACAAGATTATTCAATTAAAGCAATAGTTATAAGCTCAGGGTTAGTAGATAAAATGATAAAGGGTAAGCAAATTATTCTATTAAATAGATGCATCCTCGGAGAGGAATATATATTATATACAGGAAATGAGGGAGTTATGTTTAAAACTTTACCTCATAATATGGATAGGCACAATGCAATTAAGAAAGCATAA
- a CDS encoding AI-2E family transporter, whose amino-acid sequence MQLRKHKKAILLGITLLCFISLILAYIFNKSINSIINIIVASFILAYTLTPIRDGFEAKFRISKKISSIVVILIIIGIITACIIVIVPTLFNEISNISNIFDNVSNLLEGMLKKNNLDDFSTTNVIYNEILEKGNVFWTNFSENAVENLMSIGDNAMSLAIIPIMVYYFLCDGNKIYSKMLLLLPTSKRGLTKKILSDIDRVLTRYITSQLMLSGLIGGLTLILLLLLKVKFPLWISILNAILNIIPYFGPIFGAVPAVIVALLDSPIKAFWVIVGMFIIQQLEGDILSPKITGDSTEMHPFVIIILLLIGDKFGGFVGMVLVVPIAVIIKVLYDDINYYLF is encoded by the coding sequence ATGCAATTAAGAAAGCATAAAAAAGCAATTCTTCTAGGTATAACCCTATTATGCTTTATTAGCTTAATATTAGCTTACATTTTTAACAAATCAATAAATTCAATAATAAATATTATTGTAGCATCTTTTATTTTAGCTTATACTTTGACTCCTATTAGGGATGGATTTGAGGCAAAATTTAGAATAAGCAAGAAAATATCCTCAATAGTGGTTATATTAATAATTATAGGTATCATAACTGCATGTATAATTGTTATAGTTCCTACGCTATTTAATGAGATATCCAATATCAGTAATATATTTGATAACGTAAGCAACTTACTTGAAGGAATGTTAAAGAAAAATAACTTGGATGACTTTTCTACCACTAATGTAATTTATAATGAAATTTTAGAAAAAGGAAATGTTTTTTGGACAAATTTTTCAGAAAATGCAGTGGAAAATTTAATGAGCATTGGAGATAATGCAATGTCACTAGCAATAATACCTATTATGGTTTATTACTTTCTTTGCGATGGTAATAAAATATATAGTAAAATGCTGTTGCTATTGCCAACTTCTAAAAGAGGGCTTACTAAAAAAATATTAAGCGATATTGATAGAGTATTAACAAGATATATAACAAGTCAATTGATGCTTTCGGGATTGATAGGCGGATTAACATTGATATTGTTATTATTATTGAAAGTAAAATTTCCTTTATGGATTTCTATATTGAATGCAATTTTAAACATAATACCTTATTTTGGACCAATTTTTGGTGCAGTTCCGGCGGTAATAGTTGCACTTTTAGATTCTCCAATAAAGGCATTTTGGGTAATTGTGGGTATGTTCATAATTCAACAGCTTGAGGGCGATATTTTATCTCCGAAAATAACAGGGGACAGCACAGAAATGCATCCATTTGTTATAATAATTTTATTACTTATAGGAGATAAATTTGGCGGATTTGTTGGGATGGTTTTAGTAGTGCCAATAGCTGTTATTATAAAAGTTTTATATGATGATATAAATTACTATCTGTTCTAG
- the alaS gene encoding alanine--tRNA ligase, which translates to MKFMKTNDLREAYLKFFESKDHLRMDSFSLVPKNDKSLLLINAGMAPLKPYFTGLQEPPKRRITTCQKCIRTGDIENVGITSRHGTFFEMLGNFSFADYFKKEIIPWAWEFITEVLELPKDRLYVTIYLDDDEAYEYWTTLTDVDKTHIFRLGKEDNFWEHGAGPCGPCTEIHFNRSEEIPTNADEFVKLADEDKIIEFWNLVFTQFDGDGKGNYEKLANTNIDTGMGLERLATIMQEKNSIFEIDTLENILSEVAKLANVKYGENQKTDISLRLITDHIRSITFMISDDVMPSNEGRGYVLRRLLRRAARHGKTLGIKEAFLCNLCDTVIRDSSEAYPELNSKKEYIKKVIKIEEDKFRETLDSGMEILNGFISELKAKNEKVLSGVDGFKLYDTFGFPMELTKEILEDEGLSLDEDAFHEEMKVQRERARSARKVSNYMGTDVKTLDIIPGEIETVFDGYDNDTLNAEVKVLIEGEDFTDAITEGNKAIIVTDVTPLYAEMGGQIGDTGVIFNDGFKANVLDTKKNIGGKIVHFVEVVSGELKVGDTVTIEVDKVRRENIKKNHTATHLLDKALTEVLGSHVHQAGSYVSHDRLRFDFSHFEAMTEEEISRVEDLVNEAVTSVTPVVTEVMDLQEAKNSGAIGIFDDKYADKVRVVSAGEYSKELCGGTHIDNTGKIGLFKIISESGIAAGTRRIEAVIGKEAYKIVNEKKDLLKEISTKLKCSEKELLAKLEQQVKELKEKDKEITALKSKFASMGIDDIVSSSRNVKDINVISYELKDVDSDTLRDVCEKVRDKAPNSIVLLMSANAGKVIICAMATKDAVAKGAHCGKLIKEISSMLGGGGGGRPDMAQAGGKMPEKIQEAIEESYKIVETLAK; encoded by the coding sequence ATGAAATTTATGAAAACCAATGACTTAAGAGAAGCATACTTGAAATTTTTTGAAAGTAAAGATCATCTAAGAATGGATAGCTTTTCTTTGGTTCCAAAGAACGATAAAAGTTTATTATTAATAAATGCAGGAATGGCTCCGTTGAAGCCTTATTTTACTGGATTACAAGAGCCACCAAAGAGAAGAATTACAACTTGTCAAAAATGTATTAGAACAGGGGATATCGAAAACGTAGGTATTACAAGTAGACATGGTACTTTCTTTGAGATGCTTGGAAACTTTTCTTTTGCAGATTATTTCAAGAAAGAAATAATTCCTTGGGCTTGGGAATTTATCACAGAAGTGTTGGAACTTCCTAAAGATAGATTATATGTAACTATATATTTAGATGATGATGAAGCATATGAATATTGGACTACACTTACAGATGTAGATAAAACTCATATATTTAGATTAGGCAAAGAAGATAATTTCTGGGAACATGGTGCAGGTCCATGCGGTCCTTGTACAGAAATTCATTTTAATAGATCAGAGGAAATACCAACTAACGCTGATGAGTTCGTTAAATTAGCAGATGAAGATAAGATAATAGAATTCTGGAACCTTGTTTTCACTCAATTTGATGGTGATGGAAAAGGAAATTATGAAAAACTTGCTAATACTAACATTGATACAGGTATGGGACTTGAAAGACTTGCAACTATAATGCAAGAGAAGAATAGTATTTTTGAAATTGATACATTAGAAAATATTTTAAGTGAAGTTGCAAAATTAGCTAATGTTAAATATGGAGAAAATCAAAAAACAGATATATCTTTAAGATTAATAACTGACCATATTAGATCGATAACTTTCATGATTTCAGATGATGTTATGCCATCAAATGAAGGTAGAGGGTATGTTTTAAGAAGACTTCTTAGAAGAGCAGCAAGACATGGGAAAACTTTAGGGATTAAAGAAGCATTCCTTTGTAACTTATGCGATACTGTTATAAGAGATTCAAGTGAAGCTTATCCAGAACTAAATAGCAAAAAAGAATATATTAAAAAAGTAATTAAAATAGAAGAAGATAAATTTAGAGAAACTTTAGATTCAGGAATGGAAATATTAAATGGATTTATAAGTGAACTAAAAGCAAAGAATGAAAAAGTTCTTAGTGGTGTAGATGGATTTAAATTATATGATACATTTGGTTTTCCGATGGAACTTACAAAAGAAATATTAGAAGATGAAGGCTTATCATTAGATGAAGATGCTTTCCACGAAGAAATGAAAGTTCAAAGAGAAAGAGCTAGAAGTGCAAGAAAAGTTTCTAATTACATGGGAACTGATGTTAAAACATTAGATATTATACCAGGAGAAATCGAAACTGTTTTTGATGGATATGACAATGATACTTTAAATGCAGAAGTTAAAGTGTTAATTGAAGGTGAAGACTTTACAGATGCTATAACAGAAGGAAATAAAGCTATTATAGTTACTGATGTTACTCCTTTATACGCTGAAATGGGTGGTCAAATAGGAGATACAGGTGTAATATTTAATGATGGTTTTAAAGCTAATGTGCTTGATACTAAAAAGAACATAGGTGGAAAAATAGTTCATTTTGTTGAAGTTGTATCAGGAGAACTTAAAGTGGGAGATACAGTTACTATAGAAGTGGATAAAGTTAGACGTGAAAATATTAAGAAGAACCACACTGCAACTCACCTTTTAGATAAAGCTTTAACTGAGGTTCTTGGATCACATGTTCATCAAGCTGGATCATATGTAAGTCATGATAGACTTAGATTTGACTTTTCTCACTTTGAAGCTATGACAGAGGAAGAAATAAGTAGGGTTGAAGATTTAGTAAATGAAGCAGTTACAAGTGTTACACCAGTTGTTACAGAAGTTATGGATCTTCAAGAAGCAAAAAATAGTGGAGCTATAGGTATATTTGATGATAAATATGCTGATAAAGTTAGAGTTGTAAGTGCAGGGGAATACTCTAAAGAATTATGTGGTGGAACACATATAGATAACACAGGAAAGATTGGTTTATTCAAAATTATATCTGAAAGTGGTATTGCTGCAGGAACAAGAAGAATTGAAGCTGTAATAGGAAAAGAAGCTTATAAGATAGTAAATGAAAAGAAAGATTTATTAAAAGAAATTTCAACTAAGCTTAAATGCTCAGAAAAAGAATTATTAGCTAAACTTGAGCAACAAGTTAAGGAGCTTAAGGAAAAAGATAAAGAAATAACAGCTCTAAAATCTAAATTCGCATCAATGGGAATAGATGATATAGTATCTTCTTCAAGAAACGTTAAGGATATAAATGTAATTTCTTATGAATTAAAAGACGTTGATAGTGATACTTTAAGAGATGTATGCGAAAAGGTAAGAGATAAAGCTCCAAATAGCATAGTTTTACTTATGAGTGCAAATGCTGGAAAAGTTATTATTTGTGCTATGGCAACTAAAGATGCAGTAGCTAAAGGTGCTCATTGCGGAAAGTTAATAAAAGAAATATCTTCTATGCTTGGCGGCGGTGGCGGCGGAAGACCAGACATGGCTCAAGCAGGTGGAAAGATGCCAGAAAAGATACAAGAGGCGATTGAAGAATCATATAAAATAGTGGAAACTTTAGCAAAGTAG
- a CDS encoding IreB family regulatory phosphoprotein — MSNNIEHTMQFDLSKNKEALTKTILTEVYNSLQEKGYNPINQLVGYLISGDPTYITNYNGARALVRKLERDDILEEVIKSYLEIK; from the coding sequence ATGAGTAATAATATTGAACATACAATGCAATTTGATTTAAGTAAGAATAAAGAAGCTCTTACAAAAACAATATTAACAGAGGTTTATAATTCATTACAGGAAAAAGGATATAATCCTATAAATCAATTAGTTGGATATTTGATTTCAGGAGACCCTACTTACATCACTAATTACAACGGAGCAAGAGCTTTAGTAAGAAAACTCGAGAGAGATGACATACTAGAAGAAGTTATAAAATCTTATTTAGAGATAAAGTAG
- the ruvX gene encoding Holliday junction resolvase RuvX, which yields MRILGLDLGSKTIGVAVSDPLGFTAQGLTTVRRTNKEKDIAEIKKFCDEYDAKVIVIGLPKNMNGTIGPSGEIAMAFGKVIEEELNVEVKFWDERLTTVAAHKAMLEADLSRNKRKKIVDKVASTYILQGYLDMISRK from the coding sequence TTGAGGATACTTGGATTAGATTTGGGTTCAAAGACTATTGGAGTGGCAGTAAGTGATCCGCTAGGATTCACTGCTCAAGGCCTGACTACAGTTAGAAGAACTAATAAAGAAAAAGATATAGCGGAAATAAAAAAGTTTTGCGATGAATATGATGCAAAGGTTATTGTAATTGGATTACCCAAGAATATGAACGGAACAATAGGACCATCTGGAGAGATTGCGATGGCTTTTGGAAAGGTTATAGAAGAAGAACTTAATGTAGAAGTGAAATTCTGGGATGAACGTTTAACTACTGTTGCAGCACATAAAGCAATGCTTGAAGCTGATTTGTCAAGGAATAAGAGGAAGAAGATAGTAGATAAAGTTGCATCAACTTACATACTTCAAGGATATTTAGATATGATTTCAAGAAAATAA
- a CDS encoding DUF1292 domain-containing protein, producing the protein MDKEAKYVYIPDQEGNDVKFEVVIYFEIEKLKGQYIIATPAFEETDEAYAFKIFKDEDGSDIFIALEDDDEEFEMVLETYETLMNEDGLIEE; encoded by the coding sequence ATGGATAAGGAAGCAAAATATGTATATATACCTGATCAAGAAGGAAATGACGTTAAGTTTGAGGTTGTTATATACTTTGAAATAGAAAAATTAAAAGGCCAATATATTATTGCAACTCCTGCATTTGAAGAAACTGATGAAGCTTATGCTTTTAAGATATTCAAAGATGAGGATGGAAGCGATATATTTATAGCGTTAGAAGATGACGATGAAGAATTCGAAATGGTATTAGAAACTTATGAAACTCTTATGAATGAAGATGGTTTAATTGAGGAATAG
- a CDS encoding Fur family transcriptional regulator: MDASNLIDMNALKEDLKKKGYKLTPQRRSIVDTIIENEGQHLTAEEIYDSVKKSCPEIGLATVYRTILLLEELGVISRLDLNDGCSRYEIVHSNETHRHHHLICNICHKVLEVQDDLLEDLESGIEKQYKFKILDHSLKFFGVCDECQKKLSDE; this comes from the coding sequence ATGGATGCATCAAATTTAATTGATATGAATGCCTTGAAGGAAGACTTGAAAAAAAAGGGTTATAAATTAACACCACAAAGAAGATCAATTGTTGATACTATTATTGAAAATGAAGGTCAACATTTAACAGCGGAAGAAATATATGATAGTGTAAAAAAAAGTTGTCCGGAAATTGGATTAGCAACAGTATATAGAACTATTCTTTTGTTAGAAGAATTAGGAGTAATATCAAGATTAGATCTAAATGATGGATGTAGTAGATATGAAATAGTGCATTCAAATGAAACGCACAGACATCATCATCTTATTTGTAATATCTGTCATAAGGTTTTGGAAGTTCAGGATGATTTATTAGAGGATTTAGAATCTGGAATTGAAAAGCAATATAAGTTTAAGATTTTAGACCATAGTTTAAAATTTTTTGGCGTATGTGATGAATGCCAAAAGAAGCTAAGTGATGAATAA
- a CDS encoding ribonuclease J: protein MKNERAKIKIIPLGGINEIGKNITAIEYKEDIIIIDCGLKFPDDDMFGIDIVIPDVSYLIKNSEKIKGIFLTHGHEDHIGALPYVLRQLNVPVYGTKLTLGIVETKLKEHGLLASTELVRVKPKDIIKLDSVSVEFIKTNHSIADSVAIAVHTPLGVVLHTGDFKIDYTPIDGEMMDFGRLAELGRKGVLVLMADSTNVERPGYTMTEKVVGETFLRLFGKAKGRLIVATFASNVHRIQQIITAAEAYEKKVAVSGRSMENIVQVAIELGYLTVGKDVLVPVDQISKYPNEKIVVITTGSQGEPMSALARMAASEHRKINVIPGDTVIISATPIPGNEKFVSKVINQLFKKGAQVIYDSQEKIHVSGHACQEELKLMQALVKPKFFVPVHGEYRHLKKHGELAMEVGLSEKNLLIPENGDVIEVARNYIKKNGTVVSGQVFVDGLGVGDVGNIVLRDRKHLSQDGILTIVVTIEKQTGRVVSGPDIISRGFVYVRESEGLMDEAREIVKSVLKTCEEKQITDWATLKSKMRDQLREYLYEKTKRKPMILPIIMEF, encoded by the coding sequence ATGAAAAATGAAAGAGCGAAGATAAAGATAATTCCTCTTGGTGGTATAAACGAAATCGGAAAAAATATAACAGCTATAGAATATAAAGAAGATATTATTATTATAGACTGTGGACTAAAATTTCCGGATGATGATATGTTTGGAATAGATATTGTAATACCAGATGTTTCATATCTAATCAAAAATTCAGAGAAAATCAAGGGGATATTTTTAACTCACGGACATGAAGACCATATAGGAGCGTTGCCGTATGTACTTAGACAACTAAATGTTCCTGTTTATGGCACTAAGCTTACTCTTGGAATAGTTGAAACAAAACTAAAGGAACACGGTTTGTTAGCTTCAACAGAGTTAGTAAGAGTAAAGCCAAAGGATATAATTAAACTTGATAGTGTTTCAGTTGAATTTATAAAGACTAATCACTCAATTGCAGATTCAGTTGCAATTGCAGTTCATACACCACTTGGGGTAGTACTTCATACAGGAGATTTTAAGATTGATTACACACCAATTGATGGAGAAATGATGGATTTTGGAAGATTAGCTGAACTTGGAAGAAAGGGAGTTTTAGTATTAATGGCGGATTCAACAAATGTTGAAAGACCAGGATATACTATGACAGAAAAGGTTGTTGGCGAAACTTTCCTAAGACTTTTTGGTAAGGCTAAGGGTAGGTTAATAGTTGCAACATTTGCATCTAATGTTCACAGAATTCAGCAAATAATTACAGCTGCTGAAGCTTATGAAAAGAAGGTAGCAGTTTCAGGAAGAAGTATGGAGAATATTGTTCAAGTTGCAATAGAACTTGGATATCTCACAGTTGGAAAAGATGTACTTGTTCCAGTGGATCAAATTTCAAAATATCCAAACGAAAAAATTGTTGTAATAACAACTGGAAGCCAGGGGGAACCAATGTCTGCTCTTGCAAGAATGGCAGCATCGGAGCATAGAAAAATTAATGTAATTCCAGGCGATACAGTAATTATTTCAGCAACACCTATACCAGGTAATGAAAAATTTGTTTCAAAAGTTATAAATCAACTATTTAAAAAGGGTGCTCAAGTTATATATGATTCTCAGGAAAAGATTCACGTTTCAGGTCATGCATGTCAAGAAGAACTTAAACTAATGCAGGCTTTAGTTAAACCAAAATTCTTTGTGCCAGTTCATGGTGAATATAGACATTTAAAGAAGCATGGTGAATTAGCTATGGAAGTTGGACTTTCAGAAAAGAATTTATTAATACCTGAGAATGGTGATGTTATCGAAGTAGCAAGAAATTATATTAAAAAGAATGGTACTGTTGTTTCAGGGCAAGTGTTTGTTGATGGTCTCGGTGTTGGAGATGTCGGAAATATTGTCTTAAGAGATAGAAAACATCTTTCACAAGATGGTATATTAACAATAGTAGTTACAATAGAGAAACAAACTGGAAGGGTTGTATCCGGTCCAGATATAATTTCAAGGGGATTCGTCTATGTGAGAGAATCTGAAGGTCTTATGGATGAAGCAAGAGAAATTGTTAAATCTGTATTAAAGACTTGTGAAGAAAAACAGATTACTGACTGGGCTACATTAAAATCTAAGATGAGAGATCAACTTAGAGAGTATCTTTACGAAAAGACTAAGAGAAAACCTATGATATTGCCAATAATTATGGAGTTTTAG